A genomic window from Spodoptera frugiperda isolate SF20-4 chromosome 29, AGI-APGP_CSIRO_Sfru_2.0, whole genome shotgun sequence includes:
- the LOC118268185 gene encoding chymotrypsin-like elastase family member 2A produces the protein MKIFCIFVLALCGAATASVERVTGGNIAQPNQFPSAVSIQHTMQAEPSRLIQGHVCGGTLVTRLYVLTTGTCIMQTQEPDSLPIIMNQYRVYAGGVNLLEHNVDRIRIPVNITLHRDYIGPPAYVNNLAIIGLNAPFGNDIIPVALPSAGSQLPTMTQCYAAGWGADHINFTESSVQRYVSNYIYDQQICTIRYNLNSWMNILPSMLCAASWDIVSAGCTGDIGNGLICNGTLHGVLSVSNNCHGNGVPEVYVRVADYVPWIREVTGASSTIQPGMAMLVLFAIVQFITVKIIS, from the exons ATGAAGATATTTTGCATTTTCGTGCTGGCGCTATGCG gtGCCGCCACAGCGAGCGTAGAACGTGTCACCGGAGGAAATATAGCACAACCAAATCAATTCCCTTCTGCA GTGTCAATTCAACATACAATGCAGGCAGAACCATCTAGGTTAATCCAAGGCCATGTGTGTGGAGGTACATTAGTGACGCGCTTATATGTGTTGACAACTGGTACTTGCATAATGCAGACACAAGAGCC GGACTCTCTTCCCATTATTATGAATCAGTATAGAGTATATGCGGGAGGGGTAAATCTTCTGGAACACAATGTAGATCGGATTCGAATCCCAGTCAACATCACTCTGCACCGTGACTACATTGGACCCCCAGCATATGTCAATAATCTTGCTATTATTGGC CTTAACGCTCCGTTTGGAAACGATATAATTCCGGTGGCTTTGCCAAGTGCAGGCTCCCAGCTTCCTACCATGACACAATGCTACGCCGCTGGATGGGGAGCCGATCACATTAACTTCACT gAAAGCTCTGTTCAACGATACGTTTCGAACTACATATATGACCAGCAAATTTGCACCATCCGGTACAATCTAAATTCTTGGATGAATATACTGCCCAGTATGTTATGTGCAGCGTCTTGGGACATTGTGTCAGCTGGATGTACA GGTGACATCGGTAACGGTTTGATATGTAATGGAACATTACATGGTGTCCTGTCAGTATCAAACAATTGCCACGGTAATGGTGTACCTGAGGTGTACGTTCGAGTCGCCGACTATGTCCCATGGATCAGAGAAGTCACAGGAGCTTCTTCTACCATCCAACCAGGAATGGCTATGCTAGTGCTATTCGCTATTGTTCAATTTATAACCGTGAAGATTATAAGTTAA